Within Candidatus Melainabacteria bacterium, the genomic segment TCCATCTTTTTACGCAGGAACGCTCGATAGCCCTGCATTTGCCGGGTGTAAATGCCATTCTTACTGCTGTCGGCATCGCTTCGGGCCCAGTCGATATTCTGCACAAATTTCGTGCGAAAACCACCCGGCTCTACGATGCACACGTCAATTCCGTGAAGGGACAGTTCATAAGAAAGCGATTCGCTCAGCCCTTCCAGCGCAAACTTACTCGCGACATAAAGACTCTGCAGCGGCATGCCGACAAACCCAAGCACCGAGGAAATGTTGATTACTTTGCCGCGAGATTGACGCAATGACGGCAACAGATCTCTAGTCAATAAAAGTGGTGCAAAGAAGTTGACTTCGAATTGCTGGCGTATCTGGTCCTCGCTCAAAGTTTCGAGCGGACCAGCCAGTGCGTAACCGGCGTTGTTGATCAAGCAATCGAGACCCTTGTCACATGAACTGCTAACGATTTCAACCACTGTTTGTCGCTCTGACGGAGAAGCAACATTAGCGGGAATAACAACCAGATTTTCGCTCTCGATATCAGCCAGGTGATCAGGATTTCTAGTAGTAGCAAAAACTTTCCACTGCGCAGAACGCAAATACCGTTCGGTTATAAGACGACCGAAGCCTGAGGAGCAACCAGTTATCAAAACCGTTTTTAGCATGTGCTTAATCGCTGCCCCTCAAATTATCTAGTCGCGTACTGTTTAGTAATCATCGACAAATCGACGCTGCTGTTTCTTCTTACCGACTTCGCGCTTCGCCTCAGTGCGCTTCAATTTCACAGCTTTCGGGACCTTTGTCGGCTTGCGCACCACCGGTGGGTGCAACACAGACTCAAGCATCTCTCGTAATTTTTCCAGACACTCATCAACATTGGTAATCTGATCACGATGTTGCTGGCTACTTAGAACAAGCACTCCCTCTGCGGTGAGGCGCGATCCATACCTGGTAATAAATCTGTTCTTCATGGGTACAGAAAGGCTGGGACTGTTTGTAACATCCCAGTGCAAAATGGCTTTGCTGTTCACCTTATTGACGTTCTGTCCACCGGGACCGCCACTGCGAGCAAAACTGAATTCAAATTCCGTTTCTGGAATTTCTCGACCTGAGCTTAGTACTAAATTAGCCATATTAATAGATTACTGCACCATTTGCGGTGTCGCAAGAGAAGAGACAAAGCAAAGAATATCGATGTGGAGAACAATAGATATAAAACGTGGTCCAAGTGAACAACATTCACACGCCTGTAAGATAGTTTAATCGAAGGAACTTTAATGTTCAGGGAAACGTCACCCTCCCATCGACGCAAATAGTCCATCTGTCGGCTCGAAATTCCAATTAGCAGGAGGCACTACATTTAGTGGCACCACCATAAGTGCTTTGCAACTTCTTGCAATTGAACAGCTTGCCAACAACAAACGTTTGTAGTACAAAAGGCAACATACAACATTGATTGGATTCGATTCACTTTCAGTGACGCGCAGTATGGAACTGAGCTGACCAGGTACCTGACGATTATTCGGACTTGAGTCGTATGAGCCAAATTAGCCGCTTAACTTAAAAGGATTGGTCAATGAAAACAAAAGAAACATCATCAACGCAAGACTCGCAAAATTTCAACCTGCAATTGATCCAGAGTATCTGGACAATAGAACAAGACGGGTTCATTTGGTACGAATTTGAAGAGACAGAAGAGCAAGCAGCGCGACACACATTAGCAGAGCTAGAAACCAGTCAGGAAAGCGTGCATCTTTTATGATCTGAATGCACGTTTGACAGCCCTTAAACGCTCTCCATATTGTCTGAGAGAGAGGCAGAAACTTGCGGCAGAGACAATCGCTTACTTTCATCAATAGCTGTACAACTGGCAATCATTTCGTCGATCTGACTAGATAAAGTAGATACGGACTCTTTTGGGTGGGATACAGAAATTGCTTCTGGTTCCTTTCCTGTCAAAAGGAACGCCAAAGTCGCACCGAAAGAATAGACATCGCTGGCAACGGTTGATTTGCCCCTGAACTGCTCCGGAGCCATATATAGATGCTTTCCAACCACTGAACCAGTGATGTTGATTTCAATCTGTTGTGCAACTGAAAAGTCGATCAAATAGACTTTGTTTTCATCTGAGAGCATCAGATTATCGGGCGTGAAGTCACGGTGCACGACAGGCGGGTTAAGTCCGTGCAAATATTGCAGAATGCCGCACATTTGTCGAGCCAGAGCAATTACATCGCTCTCCTTCATCGCGCCGGCCTCATCCACAAGGCGCTTCAATGTTTTACCGGTGATGCGTTCCATTACTAGATACGCACGATGGTCTTCGACAAATACATCGTAAAGTTTGACGATTTGCGGATGGTCGATGCGACTCAACATCTCAGCTTCGGCCTGGAACTTCTCTGCAACCGACT encodes:
- a CDS encoding aminoacyl-tRNA hydrolase, giving the protein MANLVLSSGREIPETEFEFSFARSGGPGGQNVNKVNSKAILHWDVTNSPSLSVPMKNRFITRYGSRLTAEGVLVLSSQQHRDQITNVDECLEKLREMLESVLHPPVVRKPTKVPKAVKLKRTEAKREVGKKKQQRRFVDDY
- a CDS encoding SDR family oxidoreductase, with the protein product MLKTVLITGCSSGFGRLITERYLRSAQWKVFATTRNPDHLADIESENLVVIPANVASPSERQTVVEIVSSSCDKGLDCLINNAGYALAGPLETLSEDQIRQQFEVNFFAPLLLTRDLLPSLRQSRGKVINISSVLGFVGMPLQSLYVASKFALEGLSESLSYELSLHGIDVCIVEPGGFRTKFVQNIDWARSDADSSKNGIYTRQMQGYRAFLRKKMEGPGGNPNKVADAVFELSSKSSMPLRLRIGSDTQALYYMRRSMPQKVADFIFHSASKKLMEAR